DNA sequence from the Chryseobacterium indicum genome:
CGTCTCCAACGATTCCTACTTTTAATCCTTCAAATTTTCCAAACTCCTGATAGATCGTCATTAAATCAAGCATACATTGTGAAGGATGATTTCCGGTTCCGTCTCCTCCGTTAATCACCGGAATTTTTATATTTTTCAGTTCATCGAAATACCGGTCTTTCTTATCTCTGATTACGACAAGATTTACGCCCAGACTTTCTATGGTTTTAACTGTATCGTAAAGACTTTCTCCTTTGTTTACCGAACTGTGGGATGCATCGAAAGGAACGACCTGCAACCCTAATTTTCTTTCAGCAATATCAAAACTTGTTTTTGTTCTTGTACTGTCTTCAAAGAAAAGATTGGAACAAAAAACTTCTCCATCAATTTTGGCAGTTTTTCCGTTCGCAAAAGCCAGAGCTTCTGTTACTATACTGTTAATTCTTTCGTTGCTTAGTTCTGTGATCGTAAACATATTGTCTTTAAATTTTTTACAAAAAAAAAGCGAAGAAAATATCTTCGCTTAAAATAAATAAATATCGTAAAGGGCGTCTACGCCCGGTAATTCTAATGATATAAATACTGTGTTATTCATTAGGTGCAAAGATATAACAATTCTGTAAACTGACAAAATGAAAATTAAATTTGTAGAGAAAATCCGTTACTTGTCAGCATCTAAATACAATAAATAGTAATGTTAAAATACCTTTACAAAGCGGATTAGCATAGTTTTCACCGTTCACCGTCAAGCATTTATTTTCAGAAGTAATTGTTTATTTTTTAGGGTTGATTTTCGATATGCTATAATCATCCGAAGAAATTATTTTGCCAGCCTTATGCCCGTAAACTGCCACTGAAGCGGAGCCGGAAAGAAATTCCTGTATGTCTTCCGGCTGTGTTCTTTCGGTGTTGCCAATGAAGCACCTCTCAAAACCATCTGATTGACCATAAATTTCCCGTTATACTCTCCCACTGCTCCTTCTTCTTTTGCAAAGCCGGGATACGGAAGATAAGCACTTCCCGTCCATTCCCAACGTTTTCCCCAGTCAAATTTTCCGGAAGCAACTTCCCATTCCGCTTCTGTTGGCAAGCGCATTCCTTTCCATGAGGCAAAAGCAGAAGCTTCATAAAAGTTAATGTGACAAACGGCTTTATCGAGATCGATCTCTTTTAAACCATTCAAGGTGTAATGCATCCATTTACCTTCTATGAAATGCCAGTATAAGGGAGATTTAGCATTATTTTGTTTTACCCAGTCCCAGCCTTCCGCATGCCAGTGCCTGAAATCTTCATATCCTCCGTCATTCATAAATTCAAGATATTCCGCATTGGTTACCAATCGGTTTGAGATTTGGAAATCATTGAGGTATACTTTATGTCTGTTTAATTCATTATCAAAACAAAATCCTTCTCCTTCAAAACCTATTTCATAAATTCCTTCCTTAAAAGAAAGCATTTTAGAATTTTTCGGTTCTGATTTTTCTAACGGAAAATTTTTGTTGTAAGCGGGAAATAACGGATTGTGTCCGAGAATATATTTGATATCGGTTAATAACAATTCCTGATGCTGCTGTTCGTGGTTTAGACCTAATTCAAAGAGTTTTTGAAGATCATTGGATAAATCGTTATTTAAAAGAAAATTTTCCATCTGTTGATCGACATATTTCCGATACTGAAAAATATCGGCAACGGAAGGCCGGCTTAAATTTCCTCTGTCTGTCCGGATTACTCTTGCCCCAATTGTTTCGTAATAACTGTTGAAAACGAAATTGTATTGTGAATTAAAAACCTGATAACCATCAAGATTCGGGATCAAAATAAAAGTTTCGAAAAACCATGTCGTATGTCCTAAATGCCATTTTGGAGGACTTACATCTACAATAGGTTGAACTACAAAATCTTCCGTTTCAAGCGGTTCGCATATTTCAACGGATCGCGCTCTGATTCTGCGGTAATTCTCAAGCAATTGCTTTTCTTTGAATAGTGTATTTTGTTCAATCATCGTTTTAGTTTTTAGTTCATATTAAACTTTCCAGATTGCATCTACAAACCAGCCTTTGGTATCCGAAATCTGTTTTAGCGGCTTAAATCCGGTCTTTCTTGCCATTATATCTATTTCCTTTTCTGAGTATTTATGGGAAATTTCCATATATACAGCTTCATCTGCTTTAAAACTGATTTCCTGATCATCAATATGTACCTTCTGATCTTCAAGACTAATCAGATAACTTCTGCATGCTCCCGAAAGCGGATCATAGGTCTGATAATGACTAAAATGATCTATATTAAAGTCTGCTTCCAATTCTTCATTGATTCTGGTTAAAAGATTGAGATTAAAAGATGAAGTTATCCCCGCTTTATCATTATAGGCAGCAAGAATGGTGTGGGGATTTTTCTTCAGATCAAAGCCAATAAGAAGAATATCATTTGGATTGAGTTTCGATTTTAATGCATTACAGAATTCATAGGCTTCTTCAATTTCCATATTTCCAATATTTCCACCTAAGAAAAGAATGACTTTTCTGCGGGAAGAAATTTCGTTGGCTTTATCGAGCATTTCAAAGTATTCTCCATTAAGACCTGTCATTTGAAGCTCCGGAATTTTTAAAGTAAGATTTTCATCCAAAACAGAAATAATATTTGCCGAAATATCAATCGGCATGTAGGTAAAATCCGCGTTTTGCGCTACAAGATATTCAAGCAGGTACGAGGATTTTGTAGCATCTCCGGCACCGAGTTCAACAAGGTCAAAAGGCTCATCGAATGCTCGGATTGCTTTTGCAATTTCATTCTTTTTTCTTGTAAAAATTTCAAGTTCGCAATCGGTGAGATAATATTCCGGCATATTCATGATCTGCTGAAAAAGCTCATCTCCTTTTTTATCGTAGAAATATTTGGATAATAAATGTTTGGGCTCCTCATTCAGTCCGTTTAAAATTTCACTTTTAAATTTATGATGGGTATCGTAATCAGTCAATGAAGATGTTGCCGTAGTCGTATTTCGGTTCATATTAATCTGGATTTCGTATGCAGATTACAGCAATTAGTCTGCCATTGAACAAAACAGATGTTAATATTCCGGCTGTATATCAAAAGGTTTTGGGTTTATAAAACAAAATTTTAGTTTTAATTTTTATAAAATTGTATATTTACGATTCAAAATCGACTATATGGATTTAAAAGACAGGATGATTCTCAGTATTATTCAGGAAGATTCTACGCTTTCTGTGAAAGAAATTTCAGAAAAAATTGGTCTTACCTTTACTCCAACGTATGAACGCATTAAGCAACTGGAGAAAAACGGAATTATTGAGAAATATGTAGGTCTTTTAAACCGCGAAAAACTGGGCTTGAATATTGTCGTTTACTGCAATGTCCGTTTAAAAGAACAGTCTAAAAAAGTTCTGGAAACATTTGAGAAAAACATCATGCAGCATGATGAAGTTCAGGAAATCATCAGTCTTTCCGGCGAATACGATTATATGCTGAAGATTATCGCAAAAGATATTAATTCTTATAATGATTTTACGGTGAATGTGATCTCAAACATCCCGAATATCGGGCAATATCACAGTTCTATCGTGTTGCACGAGGTGAAGAAGTCTACGAAGTTTAAGATTGATCTGGGTTAAATTGAACCATTAAGATTTTAATTAAGAAATTAAGCTAATTTAAGATTTTGAAGCGAATTATATCAAAAATCCTATATCTCTTAATTTTTTTAACTCCTTAAATGAATCTTAATGGTTTAAAATAATTCAACCCAATAATTTATTTTTCAGTTTATTAAACTGATACTCTATCTTATCCAAACACAAATTTCCGATACTTCCCTGATGCGTATGGTTTAAATTTCCAGTTTCAAAATCAAACGCATTATTTTCAATCTCCTGCCCTACTTTTACATAGGCATCACGGAATGAACTCCCGTTTTTAACTTCTTCATTGATTTTCTCTACACTAAAGAGATATTTATATTTTTCATCCTCCAAAATCCCGTCTTTCACGTTAATATTGGGTAATGTATAATTTAAAATTTCCAGACATTCTTTTAGGGAATCAATCGCAGGAAAAAGGATTTCTTTCGTAAGCTGCATATCTCTGTGATAGCCTGAAGGAAGGTTATTCGTTAGTAAAATAAATTCATTTGGCAAAGACTGTATTCTGTTGCAGCGCGCACGAACCAATTCAAAAATATCCGGATTCTTCTTGTGAGGCATAATGCTGCTTCCTGTGGTAAATTCCTTCGGAAAGCTGATGAAATCAAAATTCTGGCTTAAATACAAACAAACATCGTAAGAAAATTTACCTAAAGTTCCCGCTAAAGTCGCCATTGCCATTGACAGCATTTTTTCCGACTTCCCACGCGTCATCTGAGCATATACCGAATTGTAATTCATCGACTGAAAGCCTAAATTATATGTCGTACTTTCACGGTCTATCGGGAAAGACGAACCATAACCCGCCGCAGAACCCAATGGATTTTTATTGATGATATTTTTAACTGAAAACAACATTTCAATATCATCTAACAACGCTTCTGCATAAGCTCCAAACCACAATCCGAATGAGGAAGGCATCGCAATCTGCAAATGGGTATAGCCAGGAAGCAACACATTTTTATGCTGTTCCGCCAATTTAATTAATATCTGAAAGAATTCGTCCGTTAATGCTGTAATTTCACGGATTTCATCTAATAAATATAATTTGATATCCAGTAAAACCTGATCGTTTCTGGATCGCGCCGTGTGAATTTTCTTTCCGGTATCGCCCAATTTTTCAATTAAAATCGATTCAATCTGGGAATGTATATCTTCCGCATTTTTATTGATTTTAAATGTACTGTTTTCAATATCTTCTAAGATTTCCTTTAAAACAATCAACATTTGCTCAGATTCTTCAACAGAAATAATTCCCACTTCTGCTAACATTTTGCAATGCGCCATTGAACCTTTAACATCGTATTTTGCCAAACGTTCATCAAAATCAAGATCTTTCCCAACTGTGAATGTATTGACTAATATATTGGTGGCGTTATTGTCTTTCTGCCATATTTTTTTCATAATTTTTTTTTGATGGAAGATGAAAGCTGATAACGGATGTTTATAACCAACTTTTATATCTTCTTTTATTAATTGATTTTGTCATTCCGACGAAGGATGAATCTCTTTTGAAAATATTAAAGATTCTTCTGCATACTTCTTAGCTTTGAGAATAACAAAACTGTTTTTTTTATTATTTTCTTTTGTCTTAAAACAAAAGAAACAAAAATTCAAGACTGGAAACTCCGGCTAAAAATTTAAATTGAATCCTAAAATCCCCAAAACTTGCGCGAATTGAATATTTGTTGTTTGCTTCAAAATTAGTGTCGCGCTTCAAACAGTGGGAATTTTTTAACGGATTAAATTTCAATTTTCTTAACGCCTCCGATTCCTAAGTCGTTACTTACAATTCTCCCATCATCCCTCTTCCAGCTTCCTACTTCCAACCTATAAAACTTTCTCCAAAATTTTGATGTAAATTTCAATTCCTTCTGTGATTTCTTCAATGAAAATAAATTCATCAGCGGTGTGAGAACGGGTACTGTCACCGGGACCGAGCTTTACGGAGGTGCAGGGAATGATTGCCTGATCCGATGATGTTGGGGAACCGTACGTTGTCCTCCCAATTTCCAAACCTGCTTTTACAAAAGGATGATCCATTTCAATTTTTGAAGAATTCAGCCTGAAAGATCTTGCGGTTAAAATGGATTTCATCTGAGACTGTATGATTTCAAATGCTTCTTTATTAGAATATTCATCCGTAACTCTTACATCCAAAGTGAAAGTACAGGATTCCGGAACGACATTATGCTGAACTCCTGCGTGAATTCCTGACAAGGTAATTTTAACCTCACCCAAATACTCTGAAACCTTCGGAAATCTGAAATTCAGAATATTCTGCAAATCTTCCATACATTTTACAATCGAATTATCATTGTTCGGATGAGCGGCGTGAGAAGGAGTGCCTTTCATTTCACCGTCAATTACCAAAAGTCCTTTTTCAGCAATCGCCAGATTCATCTGCGTGGGTTCTCCTACAATGGCGAGTTCAATATTCGGTAATTGGGGGAAAAGCGCTTCAATACCGTCAAAACCTGAAATCTCCTCCTCTGCCGTCAAAGCTATAATTAAGTTATATTGTAAATTTTCTTTTT
Encoded proteins:
- the argH gene encoding argininosuccinate lyase, with product MKKIWQKDNNATNILVNTFTVGKDLDFDERLAKYDVKGSMAHCKMLAEVGIISVEESEQMLIVLKEILEDIENSTFKINKNAEDIHSQIESILIEKLGDTGKKIHTARSRNDQVLLDIKLYLLDEIREITALTDEFFQILIKLAEQHKNVLLPGYTHLQIAMPSSFGLWFGAYAEALLDDIEMLFSVKNIINKNPLGSAAGYGSSFPIDRESTTYNLGFQSMNYNSVYAQMTRGKSEKMLSMAMATLAGTLGKFSYDVCLYLSQNFDFISFPKEFTTGSSIMPHKKNPDIFELVRARCNRIQSLPNEFILLTNNLPSGYHRDMQLTKEILFPAIDSLKECLEILNYTLPNINVKDGILEDEKYKYLFSVEKINEEVKNGSSFRDAYVKVGQEIENNAFDFETGNLNHTHQGSIGNLCLDKIEYQFNKLKNKLLG
- the egtD gene encoding L-histidine N(alpha)-methyltransferase yields the protein MNRNTTTATSSLTDYDTHHKFKSEILNGLNEEPKHLLSKYFYDKKGDELFQQIMNMPEYYLTDCELEIFTRKKNEIAKAIRAFDEPFDLVELGAGDATKSSYLLEYLVAQNADFTYMPIDISANIISVLDENLTLKIPELQMTGLNGEYFEMLDKANEISSRRKVILFLGGNIGNMEIEEAYEFCNALKSKLNPNDILLIGFDLKKNPHTILAAYNDKAGITSSFNLNLLTRINEELEADFNIDHFSHYQTYDPLSGACRSYLISLEDQKVHIDDQEISFKADEAVYMEISHKYSEKEIDIMARKTGFKPLKQISDTKGWFVDAIWKV
- the egtB gene encoding ergothioneine biosynthesis protein EgtB; protein product: MIEQNTLFKEKQLLENYRRIRARSVEICEPLETEDFVVQPIVDVSPPKWHLGHTTWFFETFILIPNLDGYQVFNSQYNFVFNSYYETIGARVIRTDRGNLSRPSVADIFQYRKYVDQQMENFLLNNDLSNDLQKLFELGLNHEQQHQELLLTDIKYILGHNPLFPAYNKNFPLEKSEPKNSKMLSFKEGIYEIGFEGEGFCFDNELNRHKVYLNDFQISNRLVTNAEYLEFMNDGGYEDFRHWHAEGWDWVKQNNAKSPLYWHFIEGKWMHYTLNGLKEIDLDKAVCHINFYEASAFASWKGMRLPTEAEWEVASGKFDWGKRWEWTGSAYLPYPGFAKEEGAVGEYNGKFMVNQMVLRGASLATPKEHSRKTYRNFFPAPLQWQFTGIRLAK
- a CDS encoding M20 family metallo-hydrolase; protein product: MQELKSVYSKEELRDNAVELLKKLIEIPSFSKDEFNTSVEIENFFKKHQIPTKRFKNNIWAVNKNFDVFKPSILLNTHHDTVKPNKAYTLDPFVPIEKDGKLFGLGSNDAGASLVSMAQVFLHFYEKENLQYNLIIALTAEEEISGFDGIEALFPQLPNIELAIVGEPTQMNLAIAEKGLLVIDGEMKGTPSHAAHPNNDNSIVKCMEDLQNILNFRFPKVSEYLGEVKITLSGIHAGVQHNVVPESCTFTLDVRVTDEYSNKEAFEIIQSQMKSILTARSFRLNSSKIEMDHPFVKAGLEIGRTTYGSPTSSDQAIIPCTSVKLGPGDSTRSHTADEFIFIEEITEGIEIYIKILEKVL
- a CDS encoding aspartate carbamoyltransferase catalytic subunit, which gives rise to MFTITELSNERINSIVTEALAFANGKTAKIDGEVFCSNLFFEDSTRTKTSFDIAERKLGLQVVPFDASHSSVNKGESLYDTVKTIESLGVNLVVIRDKKDRYFDELKNIKIPVINGGDGTGNHPSQCMLDLMTIYQEFGKFEGLKVGIVGDVKHSRVANSNAEALRRLGAKVYFSGPEQWFDEGALINGTYLNIDEMIHDVDVLMLLRIQHERHDAKMSFSASEYHKKYGLTKEREKAMKKEAIIMHPAPINRGVEIDDDLVECERSRVFKQMQNGVFARMAILKEALEKQGYTFK
- a CDS encoding Lrp/AsnC family transcriptional regulator, with product MDLKDRMILSIIQEDSTLSVKEISEKIGLTFTPTYERIKQLEKNGIIEKYVGLLNREKLGLNIVVYCNVRLKEQSKKVLETFEKNIMQHDEVQEIISLSGEYDYMLKIIAKDINSYNDFTVNVISNIPNIGQYHSSIVLHEVKKSTKFKIDLG